A DNA window from Moorella thermoacetica contains the following coding sequences:
- a CDS encoding FAD-linked oxidase C-terminal domain-containing protein yields the protein MRAALFRYALDLGGTLSGEHGIGLAKLDFVPWAFNQQELQFLRRERLAFDPSDTLNAGKTVPETAA from the coding sequence GTGCGAGCCGCCCTTTTCCGCTATGCCCTTGACCTGGGCGGTACCCTCTCCGGCGAGCACGGCATCGGCCTGGCCAAGCTGGATTTTGTTCCCTGGGCCTTTAACCAGCAGGAGCTTCAGTTTTTACGCCGGGAACGTCTGGCCTTCGATCCCAGTGATACATTAAACGCTGGTAAAACTGTTCCCGAAACGGCAGCTTGA
- a CDS encoding FAD-binding oxidoreductase encodes MRREIIANLEKIVGRENCQVEEAVRRQHGFSKTALPEAVLYPQDSQQVAAILKVAAAEGIPVVPWGAGTMARRGLLPLNGGLAINLTAMNKILEYDYENMTAFVEAGVTLKDLQATLKTHNLYWPVEPVDGDTSTVGGCVAAGASGPSKLGYGDAKFHILGLEVVLSTGEIIRTGGKTVKNVQDYDNTRFIAGSWGSLGIITRVMLKLRPLPEKEITVFLSFKELEAAIEAARIIRSDTLPTALELMDGVAMKILARAGYRPNGEGPGILANFNGFTEQVDAQADYLQGKFKGTLILEGEAAAGAWQARRQIWPTFAGEGGAILASAAVPFTALGEFLKGARAELDRSRKGAAMVAHFGNGHIHILLDQAPEAFNGVRGVVDQLSARAENLGGFLVVDNIDDLEFTRRRVEARGRAIFELLGRVKAAFDPRGIMAPNSKVLAYVLVDNRAAS; translated from the coding sequence ATGCGACGCGAAATTATCGCCAACCTGGAAAAAATCGTTGGCAGGGAGAATTGCCAGGTGGAAGAGGCCGTCAGGCGGCAGCACGGTTTTAGCAAAACAGCCCTCCCGGAGGCCGTTCTTTACCCTCAGGACAGCCAGCAGGTAGCCGCGATATTAAAGGTGGCCGCCGCGGAGGGCATTCCGGTGGTACCCTGGGGTGCCGGTACCATGGCCCGCAGGGGTTTACTACCCTTAAACGGGGGCCTGGCGATTAACCTTACCGCGATGAACAAGATCCTCGAATATGATTACGAAAATATGACGGCCTTCGTAGAAGCGGGCGTCACCCTCAAGGATTTACAGGCCACCCTGAAAACCCACAACCTATACTGGCCTGTGGAGCCGGTGGATGGAGACACCTCAACAGTCGGCGGTTGCGTGGCCGCCGGCGCTTCCGGACCCAGCAAACTGGGCTACGGTGACGCCAAATTTCACATCCTGGGACTCGAGGTGGTCCTGTCTACGGGAGAGATTATCCGCACCGGCGGCAAGACGGTGAAAAACGTCCAGGACTATGATAACACTCGCTTTATAGCTGGCTCCTGGGGCAGCCTGGGGATTATCACCAGGGTGATGCTGAAGTTAAGGCCGTTGCCGGAAAAGGAAATCACCGTCTTCCTTTCCTTCAAGGAACTGGAAGCAGCCATTGAGGCGGCCCGGATCATCAGGAGCGATACCCTGCCCACAGCCCTGGAACTCATGGATGGCGTGGCCATGAAGATCCTGGCCCGTGCCGGTTACCGTCCAAACGGGGAAGGCCCTGGCATCCTGGCGAACTTTAACGGTTTTACCGAGCAGGTGGACGCCCAGGCGGACTACCTGCAAGGGAAGTTTAAAGGTACCCTTATCCTGGAAGGAGAGGCTGCGGCCGGCGCCTGGCAGGCCCGGCGGCAGATCTGGCCGACCTTTGCCGGTGAGGGGGGAGCCATCCTGGCCAGCGCGGCGGTACCCTTCACCGCCTTGGGAGAGTTCCTCAAGGGGGCCAGGGCGGAACTGGACCGCAGCCGTAAAGGGGCGGCTATGGTAGCCCACTTTGGTAACGGCCACATTCATATTCTCCTGGACCAGGCCCCCGAAGCTTTTAACGGCGTCCGGGGGGTTGTCGACCAGCTGTCTGCCCGGGCGGAAAACCTGGGCGGTTTCCTGGTAGTAGATAATATCGATGACCTCGAGTTTACCAGACGCCGGGTTGAGGCCCGGGGAAGGGCTATCTTTGAACTCCTGGGCCGGGTCAAGGCGGCCTTCGATCCGCGAGGGATCATGGCCCCCAACAGCAAGGTCCTGGCCTATGTATTAGTAGATAATAGGGCAGCTTCTTGA
- a CDS encoding (Fe-S)-binding protein, whose translation MVKTFRQREEDIVRCNRCGFCEEVCPTYKATGEEFSLARGRNRLMRQSMEGKLDLTKEPEINQHIYSCLLCGACVAACPSSVITDTLIKTARAEITRAKGQPFPIRMALRGVLANQRRLTLGAKVLRFYQRSGARWLARHIGFLNLMGSLGKAEGLLPAIPEKTLRVQLPQLLKKPMKPRHKVAYFAGCMINNFFTAVGEATLRVYQENDIEVVVPTSNCCGIPHEAYGDIEMQIKLAKENLDAFSRYEVEAIVTDCASCAHGLHSYAELLQDDPHYGPLAAQLAAKVKDASQYLVEIGFKKEMGPVNATVTYHDPCHAARGLKVKEQPREILKSIPGVKFVEMNESDWCCGGAGSYNVTHYELLRKILARKMDNFKKTGAEYLATSCPACLMQLAHGLDVYRLSGKAIHVMQILDQAYQNRAVRSKAKAG comes from the coding sequence ATGGTTAAAACCTTTCGCCAGCGGGAAGAAGATATTGTCCGTTGTAATAGATGCGGTTTTTGTGAGGAAGTTTGTCCCACCTACAAGGCGACGGGGGAAGAGTTTTCCCTGGCCCGGGGACGTAACCGTTTAATGCGCCAGTCCATGGAGGGCAAACTGGATTTAACGAAAGAGCCCGAGATCAACCAGCATATCTATTCCTGCCTTCTTTGCGGCGCCTGTGTAGCGGCCTGCCCCTCGTCCGTCATCACCGACACCCTGATCAAGACCGCCCGGGCCGAAATTACCCGGGCCAAGGGCCAGCCCTTCCCCATCCGCATGGCTTTGCGGGGGGTCCTGGCCAACCAGCGGCGCCTGACCCTGGGGGCCAAAGTCCTGCGCTTCTACCAGCGCAGCGGCGCACGCTGGCTGGCCCGGCATATCGGTTTTCTTAACTTGATGGGTTCCCTGGGCAAGGCCGAGGGGCTGCTGCCGGCCATCCCCGAGAAAACCCTGCGCGTCCAGTTACCCCAACTCTTAAAGAAGCCGATGAAGCCCCGGCATAAAGTCGCCTACTTTGCCGGCTGCATGATTAACAACTTTTTTACTGCTGTTGGCGAGGCCACCCTGCGGGTTTACCAGGAAAACGATATCGAAGTAGTAGTGCCGACCAGCAACTGCTGCGGCATCCCCCATGAGGCCTATGGCGATATAGAGATGCAAATAAAACTGGCCAAAGAAAATCTGGACGCCTTCAGCCGCTATGAGGTTGAAGCAATTGTCACCGATTGCGCCAGCTGTGCCCACGGCCTTCACAGTTACGCCGAACTCCTTCAGGACGATCCCCATTATGGTCCCCTGGCGGCGCAGCTAGCGGCTAAAGTAAAGGATGCCTCTCAGTACCTGGTCGAGATTGGCTTTAAAAAGGAGATGGGGCCGGTCAACGCTACCGTAACTTACCACGATCCCTGCCATGCAGCCCGGGGCCTGAAGGTCAAGGAGCAACCGCGGGAGATCTTGAAGAGTATCCCGGGGGTTAAATTCGTCGAGATGAATGAATCCGACTGGTGCTGTGGCGGTGCCGGTTCCTATAACGTAACCCACTACGAACTATTACGTAAGATCCTCGCCCGCAAGATGGATAACTTTAAGAAGACCGGAGCCGAATACCTGGCAACCTCCTGCCCGGCCTGCCTCATGCAACTGGCCCACGGCCTGGATGTCTACCGCTTGTCTGGCAAAGCAATCCATGTTATGCAAATATTGGACCAGGCCTACCAGAACCGGGCCGTCCGGAGCAAGGCCAAGGCCGGCTGA
- a CDS encoding polysaccharide deacetylase family protein, whose product MILLWHRRRISNFLIPVLLFFLGLMLGAWLADCQPLAALVGRTNRLLPIYSVGTTEKKVALSFDATWGAEYTPKLLATLKQHGVKTTFFLTNIWLKKYPDVARQIAADGHEIGLHSASHPHFTALSPAEMEKELQENSRMVTEVTGYKAELFRPPFGDYNDTVIRTVERLGYRAIQWDVDSLDWQEQMTATDIYNRVVKGIKPGSIVLFHNNGRYTADVLGPLLDKLKADGYQVVPVGQLILKGDYYVDHAGVQRAGR is encoded by the coding sequence ATGATCCTGCTCTGGCACCGGCGCCGGATAAGCAATTTCCTGATCCCGGTGCTTTTGTTTTTCCTGGGGCTTATGCTGGGGGCCTGGCTGGCCGATTGCCAGCCCCTGGCGGCCCTGGTTGGGCGTACCAACAGGCTTTTACCCATTTATAGCGTGGGCACCACGGAAAAAAAGGTGGCCCTCTCCTTTGACGCCACCTGGGGGGCGGAGTATACCCCCAAGTTGCTGGCTACCCTTAAACAGCACGGTGTCAAGACGACCTTTTTCCTGACCAACATCTGGCTCAAAAAGTATCCTGATGTGGCCAGACAGATAGCCGCCGACGGCCATGAAATCGGCCTCCACTCGGCCTCCCATCCCCATTTTACCGCCCTGAGCCCGGCGGAAATGGAAAAGGAACTGCAGGAGAACAGCCGTATGGTTACGGAGGTGACGGGTTATAAGGCTGAGCTCTTCCGGCCGCCCTTTGGTGACTACAACGACACGGTCATCAGGACGGTGGAGAGGCTGGGTTACCGGGCCATCCAGTGGGATGTCGATTCCCTGGACTGGCAGGAGCAAATGACGGCTACGGATATCTATAACCGGGTAGTCAAGGGCATCAAACCGGGTTCCATTGTCCTGTTCCATAATAATGGCCGTTATACGGCCGATGTCCTGGGCCCCCTCCTGGATAAGCTGAAGGCCGACGGCTACCAGGTGGTGCCGGTGGGGCAACTGATTCTCAAGGGTGATTACTACGTGGATCACGCCGGGGTCCAGCGCGCCGGGCGCTGA
- a CDS encoding aminotransferase class I/II-fold pyridoxal phosphate-dependent enzyme: MKTQGQAPLWEALLNYRQQGLNSWHTPGHKDGAYTLPLWRDFLGAALALDLTEVPGLDNLACPGGAIAAAQERAARFYGAARTFFLVNGASAGLMAVILATCRPGDEVLLPRYAHRAVFNGLILSGARPVYLATEWLASPGLPLGVAPESLAGTLREHPGARLLLLVHPTYEGVVPRSEELIALAHAHGVAVLADAAHGAHFGLAPGLPPSPLDLGADFVVQSSHKTLAALTQAAMLHLREEAAAARVAAALNLLQTTSPSYLLLASLDTARLLAEERGRQDWGLTVARATAARARLDRAGLPPLAMADVTGPAASGLDVTRLLLPTAPLGRRGTEVAATLRRAGQEVELAGEDYIVVIITPGDGEEKIEALVTALLALPRSDSRQPAALAPAPPVRIPETALTPREAWLAPRRELPLGEATGKIAAELISPCPPGLALTVPGEVLTPEVLERLRDLRGPSGRVLVVDG; this comes from the coding sequence GTGAAGACCCAAGGGCAGGCGCCTCTATGGGAGGCGCTTTTAAACTATCGTCAGCAAGGACTTAATTCCTGGCATACTCCCGGTCACAAGGACGGGGCCTATACCTTGCCCCTGTGGCGGGATTTCCTGGGCGCGGCCCTGGCTCTGGACCTGACTGAGGTACCTGGCCTGGATAACCTGGCCTGTCCCGGGGGGGCTATCGCCGCCGCCCAGGAGCGGGCGGCCCGCTTTTATGGCGCAGCCCGGACTTTTTTCCTGGTAAACGGTGCGAGCGCCGGCCTGATGGCCGTCATCCTGGCCACCTGCCGCCCCGGGGATGAAGTTTTGCTGCCCCGGTACGCCCACCGGGCGGTTTTTAATGGCCTGATTTTAAGTGGGGCCCGGCCGGTTTACCTGGCCACGGAATGGCTGGCCAGCCCGGGCCTGCCCCTGGGGGTAGCCCCGGAAAGCCTGGCCGGAACCTTAAGGGAACATCCCGGGGCCAGGCTCCTGCTCCTGGTCCATCCTACCTATGAAGGTGTAGTACCCCGGAGCGAAGAACTAATTGCCCTGGCCCACGCCCACGGCGTGGCGGTCCTGGCCGATGCCGCCCATGGGGCCCACTTTGGCCTGGCTCCGGGCCTGCCACCGTCTCCCCTGGACCTGGGGGCTGATTTTGTCGTCCAGAGTAGCCATAAAACCCTGGCGGCCCTGACCCAGGCAGCCATGCTGCACCTGCGGGAGGAGGCAGCGGCAGCAAGGGTGGCGGCAGCCCTGAACCTGCTCCAGACTACCAGTCCTTCCTACCTCCTGCTGGCTTCCCTGGATACGGCCCGTCTCCTGGCGGAAGAACGGGGCCGGCAGGACTGGGGTCTGACGGTAGCCCGGGCTACCGCGGCCCGGGCCAGGCTGGATCGGGCCGGACTACCGCCCCTGGCAATGGCAGATGTTACCGGGCCGGCGGCCAGCGGCCTGGATGTAACCCGCCTGCTCCTGCCTACGGCGCCCCTGGGCCGGAGGGGAACGGAGGTGGCTGCCACCCTGCGCCGCGCCGGCCAGGAGGTAGAACTGGCGGGAGAGGATTATATCGTGGTAATCATCACCCCCGGCGACGGTGAGGAGAAAATCGAGGCCCTGGTGACCGCCCTGCTGGCCCTGCCGCGATCCGACAGTAGGCAGCCGGCAGCTTTAGCCCCGGCACCGCCCGTCAGGATACCCGAGACGGCTTTGACGCCCCGGGAGGCCTGGCTTGCCCCCCGGCGGGAGTTGCCCCTGGGGGAGGCTACGGGGAAGATTGCCGCCGAACTCATCTCCCCCTGCCCGCCGGGCCTGGCCCTGACGGTACCGGGGGAGGTTCTGACGCCGGAGGTCCTCGAGCGGCTCAGGGATTTACGGGGACCGTCTGGCCGGGTGCTGGTAGTGGATGGCTAA
- the tmk gene encoding dTMP kinase, which yields MGRGLFITLEGPDGSGKTTQMDRLEEYLHRRGLAVERTREPGGTLLSEAIRRLLLEPSYSPVDARAELFLYAAARAQHVAERIRPALAAGKIVLCDRFSDSTLAYQGYGRQLGAELVERLNDLATGNLRPDITFLIDVPVAIGLGRHSGGSDRLEQEDLEFHRRVRQGYLDLARREPRRVHLIDGTPSPDVVWEEIKEILDARLERL from the coding sequence ATGGGCAGAGGCCTTTTTATAACCCTGGAGGGGCCGGACGGTTCCGGTAAAACTACCCAGATGGATCGGCTGGAAGAATACCTGCACCGGCGGGGGCTGGCAGTGGAACGGACCCGGGAACCGGGCGGGACGCTGCTTTCGGAGGCCATCCGCCGGTTGCTCCTGGAGCCTTCGTATAGCCCTGTTGATGCCCGGGCGGAGCTTTTCCTCTACGCCGCCGCCCGGGCCCAGCATGTAGCGGAGCGGATTCGCCCGGCCCTGGCGGCGGGCAAGATCGTCCTGTGCGATCGCTTCAGCGATTCCACCCTGGCCTACCAGGGGTACGGCCGCCAGCTGGGAGCAGAACTGGTAGAGCGGCTCAACGACCTGGCCACCGGTAACCTGCGGCCGGATATAACCTTTCTCATTGATGTTCCGGTGGCAATCGGCCTGGGCAGGCATTCGGGCGGCAGCGACCGACTGGAACAGGAAGATCTGGAGTTTCACCGGCGGGTACGCCAGGGTTATCTGGACCTGGCCCGCCGGGAACCCCGGCGGGTGCACCTCATTGACGGTACTCCCTCCCCGGATGTGGTCTGGGAGGAGATTAAGGAGATCCTGGATGCCCGGCTGGAAAGGTTATAA
- the holB gene encoding DNA polymerase III subunit delta': protein MTAHQQLKQALLAGKLAHAYLLVGGSEEGRRAEAIYLATALNCRYLQGGEPCGSCHSCRQMAGGNHPDFYLLEPRGTNLKIAQIRELEARLALQAFQGGVKVAVLAGADTMTEAAANCLLKTLEEPPEGTYLILLAAQPDPLLPTIRSRCQEIHLEGAMAISQAGTGYWARLVAADLPVIMEEILPELEKEADLPAVLTGMALACRDQLVWQLTGSATLLLKPGEPLTPFLAPSRLWACFWTIQDTLAALEHNANHRLALEVMMFKLYTQFSGEAIHGGEPSPA, encoded by the coding sequence TTGACGGCACACCAGCAATTAAAACAGGCTTTACTGGCGGGGAAACTGGCCCATGCCTACCTCCTGGTAGGGGGGAGTGAAGAAGGACGCCGGGCCGAAGCCATCTACCTGGCCACGGCCCTGAACTGCCGCTACCTCCAGGGGGGCGAACCCTGCGGTAGCTGCCACTCCTGCCGGCAAATGGCCGGCGGTAACCATCCCGATTTCTACCTCCTGGAGCCCCGCGGTACCAATTTAAAGATTGCCCAGATAAGGGAACTGGAAGCCAGGCTGGCCCTCCAGGCCTTTCAGGGTGGAGTCAAGGTAGCTGTCCTGGCCGGTGCCGACACTATGACGGAAGCAGCAGCCAATTGCCTTCTAAAGACCCTGGAGGAACCGCCGGAAGGGACTTATCTTATTTTACTGGCCGCCCAACCTGACCCCCTTTTGCCCACCATTCGCTCCCGCTGCCAGGAAATCCACCTGGAAGGGGCAATGGCGATTTCTCAGGCGGGTACCGGTTACTGGGCCCGCTTGGTGGCGGCCGATTTACCGGTTATAATGGAAGAGATCCTGCCGGAACTGGAAAAGGAGGCTGACTTGCCGGCAGTGCTGACCGGTATGGCCCTGGCCTGCCGGGACCAGCTGGTTTGGCAGCTTACAGGGTCGGCAACACTATTACTAAAGCCAGGCGAACCGCTGACGCCGTTCCTGGCACCTTCCCGGCTGTGGGCCTGTTTCTGGACTATCCAGGATACCCTGGCGGCCCTGGAGCATAACGCCAACCACCGCCTGGCCCTGGAAGTCATGATGTTTAAACTTTACACCCAGTTTTCCGGAGAAGCCATTCATGGCGGCGAGCCGTCGCCAGCGTAG